Proteins encoded within one genomic window of Chitinophagales bacterium:
- a CDS encoding 4a-hydroxytetrahydrobiopterin dehydratase, whose translation MWVEENNFLKRTFEFADFKQAFGFMTRVAFLAEEMNHHPNWSNVYNKVMIELTTHDAGNTITEKDRKLAAAIDKI comes from the coding sequence ATGTGGGTAGAAGAAAATAATTTTTTAAAACGGACCTTTGAGTTTGCTGATTTCAAACAAGCATTTGGTTTTATGACGCGTGTGGCTTTTTTAGCTGAGGAGATGAATCACCACCCCAATTGGTCTAATGTTTACAATAAAGTAATGATAGAATTAACCACCCACGATGCGGGAAATACTATTACAGAAAAAGATAGAAAATTAGCCGCAGCCATTGATAAAATTTAA
- a CDS encoding glutamine--tRNA ligase/YqeY domain fusion protein produces MSESTTESLNFIEEIIAADLKAGKYSQIITRFPPEPNGYLHLGHASSICLNFGLTKTFPGYTNLRFDDTNPSTEETEYVDSIKEDIKWLGFEWKHELYASDYFDTLYEYAVKLIRNNLAYVDDSTSEEIAAMKGTPTQVGNDSPYRNRTVEENLDLFQRMKSGEFADGSRTLRAKIDMKHSNMLMRDPILYRIKKAHHHRTGDKWCIYPMYDFAHGQSDSIEKITHSICTMEFIPHRELYDWLIEKLEIYPSHQYEFARRNVNYTITSKRKLLQLVTDKHVESWDDPRMPTISGMRRRGYPPVAIRNFCERIGIGKRENLVDIGLLEFFVREELNKSAQRVMAVLDPIQLTILNYSGDQIEMVSIENNPEDEHAGMREVPFSNKLWIEREDFKEVMEKKWFRLAPGAMVRLKGAYIVKCIDYKKNEQGNITEIICEYIPESKSGNDTSGINVKGTIHWVSKAHAATAEVRLYDRLFKVENPAAEEGDFLDYLNPDSLQIISKAYIEPSLANAHLKQNFQFIRKGYFVVDKNSNADKLIFNRTVTLKDNWAKVQGK; encoded by the coding sequence ATGAGTGAGTCTACTACCGAGAGTTTAAATTTTATTGAAGAGATCATCGCAGCAGATTTAAAAGCTGGCAAGTACTCACAAATTATAACTCGTTTTCCACCTGAACCCAATGGTTATCTTCACTTAGGTCATGCAAGCAGTATATGTTTAAATTTCGGTTTGACCAAAACATTTCCAGGATATACCAATCTTCGATTCGATGACACGAACCCGAGTACCGAAGAAACGGAATATGTAGATAGTATAAAAGAGGATATAAAGTGGCTAGGTTTTGAATGGAAACACGAGCTGTATGCTTCAGATTATTTTGATACACTTTATGAGTATGCAGTCAAGCTTATTAGAAACAATTTGGCCTATGTAGATGATAGTACTAGCGAGGAAATAGCCGCTATGAAAGGCACTCCTACTCAGGTAGGAAATGACAGTCCTTATAGAAATAGAACGGTAGAAGAAAATCTGGACTTGTTTCAAAGAATGAAGTCGGGAGAATTTGCTGATGGTAGTCGTACACTTCGCGCCAAGATAGATATGAAGCACTCCAATATGCTCATGCGAGACCCAATCTTATACAGAATAAAAAAAGCGCATCATCATAGAACAGGAGACAAGTGGTGTATATATCCTATGTACGACTTCGCTCACGGACAGAGTGATAGTATAGAAAAAATTACGCATAGTATTTGTACTATGGAATTTATTCCTCATAGGGAATTGTATGATTGGTTGATAGAAAAATTGGAAATCTATCCGAGCCATCAGTATGAGTTTGCTCGCAGAAATGTAAACTACACTATAACCTCCAAAAGAAAACTTCTTCAACTAGTCACCGACAAGCATGTAGAGAGTTGGGATGATCCTCGAATGCCTACCATCAGTGGTATGCGCCGTCGAGGTTATCCGCCAGTAGCTATTCGCAATTTTTGTGAACGTATTGGTATAGGTAAACGAGAGAATTTAGTTGATATCGGTTTGCTGGAATTTTTTGTACGAGAAGAGTTGAATAAATCAGCACAGCGTGTCATGGCGGTTTTAGATCCTATTCAGTTGACGATTTTAAATTATTCTGGCGATCAAATAGAAATGGTTTCTATAGAAAATAATCCAGAAGATGAACATGCAGGGATGCGGGAAGTGCCCTTTTCCAATAAATTATGGATAGAGCGAGAAGATTTTAAAGAAGTCATGGAAAAGAAATGGTTTCGCCTAGCTCCCGGCGCTATGGTGAGACTCAAAGGTGCTTATATCGTTAAGTGCATAGATTATAAAAAAAATGAACAAGGTAATATCACAGAAATTATCTGCGAGTATATCCCAGAATCGAAATCAGGCAATGATACAAGTGGTATCAATGTGAAGGGGACTATTCATTGGGTATCCAAAGCACATGCCGCCACAGCCGAAGTTCGACTCTATGACAGATTGTTTAAAGTAGAAAATCCTGCAGCCGAAGAAGGCGATTTTCTCGATTATTTGAATCCTGATTCTTTACAAATTATTTCGAAAGCATATATAGAGCCATCGCTCGCAAATGCGCACTTAAAGCAGAATTTTCAATTTATACGCAAAGGATATTTTGTAGTAGATAAAAACTCCAATGCAGATAAACTCATCTTTAATCGCACTGTAACGCTTAAAGACAATTGGGCGAAAGTACAAGGGAAGTAA
- a CDS encoding META domain-containing protein, translated as MKKIFVFLAICLFHLGAQSQISYYLSNKFWRLKHAVINGREYPLAGNSNAPTLQFSGGSIRGNGGCNAYHTKFTINGNSLQIDKIMSTRMACNSLELDESEYFNAMAQSHTLEYEEGSSEFRLINTSNDMLIFYSQFERNPSSYTPPPSARRERVVHYDDDDRPALNKKQTRRKADLEKKQKRGKLTKAERRELIKLQSKAKLGKVKGRKGKSIKGKKGRKGRGEARKSKKGSKKTKAKASKKKRRK; from the coding sequence ATGAAAAAGATTTTTGTATTTCTTGCTATTTGTTTATTTCATTTAGGAGCACAGTCTCAGATTTCATACTATTTGTCTAATAAATTCTGGAGACTAAAACATGCCGTTATTAATGGTAGAGAATATCCCTTAGCTGGAAATTCAAATGCACCTACCCTCCAATTTAGTGGTGGAAGTATTCGAGGAAATGGAGGTTGTAATGCCTATCATACTAAGTTTACTATCAATGGTAATTCATTACAAATCGATAAAATCATGTCTACTAGAATGGCATGTAACTCATTAGAACTAGATGAGTCTGAATATTTCAATGCTATGGCACAGTCTCACACACTTGAATATGAAGAAGGCTCTAGCGAATTTCGACTTATCAATACAAGCAATGATATGCTTATATTTTACTCTCAGTTTGAACGAAATCCAAGCAGCTATACCCCGCCACCATCAGCTCGTCGAGAAAGAGTAGTTCACTATGACGATGACGATAGACCGGCATTAAATAAAAAGCAGACGAGAAGAAAAGCCGACCTTGAGAAAAAACAAAAAAGAGGCAAGCTCACCAAAGCGGAGCGTCGAGAATTGATAAAGCTACAATCAAAAGCAAAACTAGGAAAAGTAAAAGGACGAAAGGGCAAATCTATAAAGGGCAAAAAAGGCAGAAAAGGTCGAGGCGAAGCACGTAAATCAAAAAAAGGAAGTAAGAAGACTAAAGCAAAAGCTTCTAAAAAGAAACGAAGAAAATAA